The Sagittula stellata E-37 sequence CTTCCGATACCGACACCACGGCCAGGCCGCATCCGGCGGCCGCGCCGATTGCCGCGCCCCGCATCGTCGCCCGGCGCAGGATGTCTTTGGTCATCTTGTCCAAGGCCTGCGCCTGTTCCACCATCGCGTCGTCCGTCGATCCCTGCGCCGCGGAGAAGGAGAGGGCTGACGTGTTGCGGCTGACCGACGGCGTCTGGCCACATGCGGCAACACTCATGACGAGGGCGAACAGGATGAGGATCTTTGCTGGCAACACGGGCGCACTCCTTCAGGTATCGACACAATGCGGGTCTAAACCCGCGATTTGTTCGCTATCTCAAGAAAATGCGGCCAGATTTTGACGAATTTTCCCCGATTGATTGGCAAGGTCGCGCAACGCGCCGCGTTCAGAGCGGGTACCGCTTTACGACCCGGTCCACCACAGTACCGTCCTTTCGCGTCACGTCGCCCGGTATCACATGATCGTCCGCAAAGCCCATGTGGCTGTAGTATCCAAGACCGGATGCGTTGTCGGAAGTGATCCGCGCGAGGATCGCAACGCCGCCACGCGCCCGGCACGCTGCCAGCGTGGCGTTGAACAGGGCTCGTCCCGCACCTTTGACGGGGGCTTGCCGGTCGGTGAAGCTGCCGATGGAATACAGCCCGTCGCCGATGTCGAACGCGCTCTGGAACCCGACGATGCGGTCGAGTGTCTCGACCACGATGCCGATGGCGGGGCGGTCGATCAACTCCTCGATGAAAGCCCGTTGGGTAAACGGCTCCTCGTAGGCGGTCGTGCCACCCTGCGCGATGGTGAAGTTCAAGATCTCCATGCAGGCCAGCGCATCGTCGGCGGTTATGGGGCGAGTCTTCAGCATCAGAACATCTCCATCAGGGTTGCGTGACGGGCAGTGAAATCCTGCCGCGTCTCGACCGGCGGGCGGAGACGGATCGACAGGTCGGCGATCATGTCGATGTCTGGCGCGCCGAAAAAGCGGTTTGCCTCGGCCCGGGTGAACCCGGCGATCTGCGTCGCCTCCATCCAGGCCGAGATCCGGTCGGCCTTCTTGATCTGCTTTTTCAGTCGCGCGGGCGTGACGGCCTGCAGGCCAAACCGTATGTGGATCGCTGCGGACAACCGCTTGTCCAGGTCCTCGTAGCCGGGTCCGACAGCGGCCTTCACCGGGCTGATCATGTCGCCGATCACGTACTCCGGCGCGTCATGCAGCAGCGCCGTCAGCCGCTCTGCCGGAGTGGCCCTGGGGCACAGGCGGCCAAAGAGCTCCTCCACCAGCAGCGAATGCTCCGCGACGGAATAGGCGTAGTCGCCGTGGGTCTGGCCGTTCCAGCGGGCCACGAAGGCCAACCCGTGGGCAATGTCTTCGACTTCGATGTCCATCGGGGTCGGGTCCAGCAGGTCGAGCCTGCGGCCGGACAACATCCGTTGCCACGCGCGAGGGGGTTTGGCCATGACGTCTCCGGTGTCCTGTCCTGTGCGCCCTTTGGTTAAGGTTTCGCGGCGGCGGTGTAAATCGGGGGGCACTTCGCCGGGAGGCGAGCCTTGTGAAAGGACTTCTTAACCGTCTGCAGCCTATGCGCGGTACAAGCGCATTGTGTGGCATCCGTCGGGATGTTACCTGCGCCGGGAGGAATTTGGCCCGTTTCCGGGCAGCTCACAGGATGCAGAGGAACTGCAATGTCGCAAGATTATACCGTCAAGGACATTTCGCTGGCCGCGTTCGGTCGCAAGGAACTGGACATCGCCGAAACCGAAATGCCGGGTCTGATGGCGCTTCGCGAGGAATACGGTGAGGCAAAGCCGCTGGCGGGCGCACGCATCGTCGGATCGCTGCACATGACCATCCAGACGGCTGTCTTGATCGAGACGCTCGTGACGCTTGGCGCTGACGTCCGCTGGGCCTCTTGC is a genomic window containing:
- a CDS encoding HD family hydrolase, yielding MAKPPRAWQRMLSGRRLDLLDPTPMDIEVEDIAHGLAFVARWNGQTHGDYAYSVAEHSLLVEELFGRLCPRATPAERLTALLHDAPEYVIGDMISPVKAAVGPGYEDLDKRLSAAIHIRFGLQAVTPARLKKQIKKADRISAWMEATQIAGFTRAEANRFFGAPDIDMIADLSIRLRPPVETRQDFTARHATLMEMF
- a CDS encoding GNAT family N-acetyltransferase, yielding MLKTRPITADDALACMEILNFTIAQGGTTAYEEPFTQRAFIEELIDRPAIGIVVETLDRIVGFQSAFDIGDGLYSIGSFTDRQAPVKGAGRALFNATLAACRARGGVAILARITSDNASGLGYYSHMGFADDHVIPGDVTRKDGTVVDRVVKRYPL